A DNA window from Drosophila pseudoobscura strain MV-25-SWS-2005 chromosome 2, UCI_Dpse_MV25, whole genome shotgun sequence contains the following coding sequences:
- the dsd gene encoding attractin-like protein 1 codes for MCLVEHAGDQQKQPSSPVTSSTTSFCSNRNRNNNPSPSITIVNSQQQQQQHHHHQSLRSGASTSTPTTTTTSPTFNAKYRRKCLLLLTLLLFHGCFSGLHRASAYNCTAHGSRCQNDGQCQEDGQCLCADGWQGPECQFCGGKVRMYHPMGTIHDGWGNYSVSVKCSWLIDARHPHWGRRHNANSPRTSNIRIHLREFATECGWDHLYIYDGDSVDSPLLAVFSGLMYRGNFSIRHVPQVIARSGTALVHFFSDDAYNMSGFNLTYKMNGCPTDSDEVECSGHGKCRDGDCICDPMYRGEACNMAACPGNCMEEKNQGHCRLDQERCICYDGFAGDDCSQVSAHGAWTTVYPKHSPAPAGSASHGATVWRDTLHIVGGESYGRGELMSTYDFNGNVWETVHPEDGGEVPDKRYGSSTVMYGDKIFMYGGVIKGQGISNELWAFDVSAKTWENITVRTDACNVTTGPSGMCGPLHVVGHTATLVPGFGDKNNYQYMVVIFGHSPHYGYLNTVQEFNFGSREWRIVQTSGFVVKGGYGHSAAYDFLTEKVYVYGGIVSESESSQVLSSRLYAYEPSTRIWSLLSSAPSARLLHTANFVNQGLMMVFGGNTHNDTSTSYGAKCYSKDLLVYDVYCDSWHFHQMPSYLQADLARFGHSSVVFEDALYIYGGFNGQLLNDILRYQPGYCSYYTKQEKCTSARPGIKCIWDVQKMRCISITQVQRSAIYGREQYDYVACPSKSRLTMTSELLHDVLRCQELGNCQSCVSTAFDCTYCGNGVCSKERCRETTSVASVFLELSTTHQSVPQVPASTVGPPLNAKQLVACPVSEDFLMQSVCEQLHNCRACSSNAACKWDTEQNRCRSHGSSSTAGGPVSNRTQDDVICPPACATLTNCQNCTEDECIWCQNEQRCVDRNAYTASFPYGQCREWTTFTAKCRSSPVTALSIGTTTALSSAQCGYYNSCQQCLDDPACGWCDNGSNTGLGRCVVGGALAPYDETECALKHWFFTSCPRCNCNGHSVCNDQQHCEQPCNNLTTGVHCEKCRTGYWGSPINGGKCQRCECNDQGVYCHPDTGKCYCTTKGIVGDHCEKCDSQNHYHGDPLKGSCYYELTIDYQFTFNLSKKEDRHFTQINFRNSPGKPEIDADFTITCSVPAKMDISVKRAGSPDMLILVGVNCSTFRHRFPKTEYQFGHSPDDNSSLTTFYVFVHDFQPPIWIQIAFSQYPKLNLQQFFITFSSCFLLLLLMAAVLWKIKQKYDMFRRRQRLFVEMEQMASRPFSQVLVDIENRESIDLSLTLEGIGHMSKKRKKECPSPIALEPCCGNRAAVLSLLVRLPTGGQSQAPTGQSNGLAVASALVTLGPRRPSMEQHPKEPKSKRKQSQHPESCT; via the exons ATGTGCTTGGTGGAGCATGCGGGggaccagcagaagcagccttCATCGCCAGTGACGTCTTCCACAACATCATTCTGCTCAAATCGCAATCGCAACAACAATCCCTCCCCCTCCATTACCATAGtaaacagccagcagcagcagcagcagcaccaccatcatcagAGCCTGCGTAGTGGCGCCAGCACCTCCACTCCTACTACCACCACCACATCGCCGACCTTCAATGCGAAATACAGGCGAAAATGTTTGCTCCTGCTGACGCTGCTCCTCTTCCACGGCTGCTTCAGCGGCCTGCATCGGGCCAGCGCGTACAATTGCACGGCGCACGGGAGTCGCTGCCAGAACGACGGCCAGTGCCAGGAGGATGGCCAGTGCCTGTGCGCTGACGGGTGGCAGGGGCCCGAGTGCCAGTTCTGCGGAGGAAAAGTGCG CATGTACCATCCCATGGGGACCATACACGATGGTTGGGGCAACTATTCGGTGAGTGTCAAGTGCAGTTGGCTTATCGATGCCCGCCACCCGCACTGGGGACGGCGACATAATGCCAATTCGCCAAGAACATCCAATATACGGATTCACCTGCGGGAATTTGCGACGGAATGCGGCTGGGATCACCTCTACATATACGACGGCGACAGCGTGGACTCGCCCCTGCTGGCGGTCTTCAG CGGCCTCATGTACAGGGGAAACTTCTCCATACGACACGTGCCGCAGGTGATAGCCAGATCGGGCACTGCTCTGGTGCACTTCTTCAGTGACGATGCCTACAACATGTCTGGCTTTAATCTAACCTATAAAATGAATGGCTGTCCAACGGATAGCGATG AGGTGGAATGCTCTGGGCATGGCAAGTGCCGGGATGGCGACTGCATCTGTGATCCCATGTACAGGGGCGAGGCCTGCAATATGGCTGCCTGTCCGGGCAATTGCATGGAGGAGAAAAACCAAGGCCACTGCAGACTGGATCAGGAGCG CTGCATCTGCTACGATGGCTTTGCTGGCGATGATTGTAGTCAGGTCAGCGCCCATGGCGCCTGGACCACTGTATATCCCAAGCATTCACCGGCGCCGGCGGGCAGCGCCTCCCATGGCGCCACCGTCTGGCGCGACACTCTGCACATTGTGGGCGGGGAATCGTATGGACGCGGCGAGCTAATGAGTACCTATGACTTTAACGGCAATGTGTGGGAGACTGTACATCCGGAGGATGGCGGCGAGGTGCCCGACAAGCGCTATGGCAGCTCCACCGTCATGTACGGCGACAAGATCTTCATGTACGGCGGCGTCATCAAGGGCCAGGGCATCTCCAACGAGCTGTGGGCCTTCGATGTGTCGGCCAAGACGTGGGAGAACATCACCGTGCGGACGGACGCGTGCAACGTGACCACCGGGCCAAGTGGCATGTGCGGGCCCCTCCACGTGGTGGGGCACACGGCCACGCTGGTCCCTGGCTTCGGGGACAAGAACAACTATCAGTATATGGTGGTCATATTCGGGCATTCGCCCCACTATGGCTACCTCAACACGGTGCAGGAGTTTAACTTCGGATCACGTGAGTGGCGCATCGTCCAGACCTCTGGCTTCGTCGTAAAGGGAGGCTACGGACACAGCGCCGCCTACGACTTTCTCACAGAGAAGGTCTACGTGTACGGCGGCATTGTGTCGGAGAGCGAGTCCAGCCAGGTGCTGAGCTCGCGGCTGTACGCGTACGAGCCCTCGACACGCATCTGGAGCCTGCTCTCGTCGGCGCCCAGTGCCCGGCTGCTGCACACCGCGAACTTTGTGAACCAGGGTCTGATGATGGTGTTCGGGGGAAACACGCACAACGACACCTCCACGAGCTACGGCGCCAAGTGCTATAGCAAGGACCTGCTCGTCTATGACGTCTACTGTGATTCGTGGCACTTCCATCAGATGCCCAGCTACCTGCAGGCAGATCTGGCTCGCTTTGGCCACAGTTCGGTGGTGTTTGAGGACGCTCTCTACATCTACGGAGGATTCAATGGACAGCTGCTCAACGACATATTGCGCTACCAGCCGGGATACTGCAGCTACTACACTAAGCAGGAGAAATGCACCAGCGCCCGGCCCGGCATCAAGTGCATCTGGGATGTGCAGAAGATGCGCTGCATTTCGATCACCCAGGTGCAGCGATCGGCCATTTACGGCCGCGAGCAGTACGACTATGTGGCGTGCCCCTCGAAGAGTCGTCTCACCATGACCTCGGAGCTGCTGCACGACGTCCTGCGCTGCCAGGAGCTGGGCAACTGTCAGTCGTGCGTCTCGACCGCCTTCGATTGCACCTACTGCGGCAATGGGGTGTGCAGCAAGGAGCGCTGTCGCGAGACCACCTCCGTGGCGTCCGTCTTCCTCGAGCTGTCGACGACGCACCAGTCCGTGCCGCAGGTGCCGGCATCGACAGTGGGGCCCCCGCTGAATGCCAAGCAATTGGTAGCCTGTCCCGTGTCGGAGGATTTCCTCATGCAGTCCGTCTGCGAGCAGCTGCACAACTGTCGTGCCTGCTCCTCGAACGCGGCCTGCAAGTGGGACACAGAGCAGAATCGCTGTCGCAGCCATGGATCGTCCTCCACAGCCGGTGGGCCGGTGTCCAATCGCACGCAGGACGATGTCATCTGTCCGCCGGCGTGTGCGACGCTGACCAACTGCCAGAACTGCACGGAGGATGAGTGCATTTGGTGCCAGAACGAGCAGCGGTGCGTGGATCGCAATGCCTACACGGCCAGCTTCCCCTACGGCCAGTGTCGGGAGTGGACCACCTTCACTGCCAAGTGCCGCTCCTCCCCGGTGACGGCACTGAGCATCGGCACCACCACGGCCCTGTCGAGTGCCCAGTGCGGCTACTACAACAGCTGCCAGCAGTGTCTCGACGATCCCGCCTGCGGCTGGTGCGACAACGGCTCCAACACGGGGCTCGGCCGATGTGTGGTGGGCGGTGCCCTGGCCCCCTACGACGAGACAGAGTGCGCTCTGAAGCACTGGTTCTTCACGTCGTGTCCGCGCTGTAATTGCAACGGCCATTCGGTGTGCAACGATCAGCAGCACTGCGAACAGCCGTGCAACAATCTGACGACGGGCGTGCATTGCGAGAAGTGCCGGACGGGATACTGGGGCAGTCCCATCAACGGGGGGAAGTGCCAGCGCTGCGAGTGCAACGATCAGGGCGTCTATTGTCATCCGGATACTGGCAAGTGCTACTGCACCACCAAGGGCATTGTCGGCGATCATTGCGAGAAGTGTGACTCCCAGAACCATTACCATGGCGATCCGCTCAAGGGCTCGTGCTACTACGAGCTCACCATCGACTACCAGTTCACGTTCAATCTGTCGAAGAAGGAGGACCGCCACTTCACCCAAATCAACTTTCGCAATTCGCCCGGCAAGCCGGAGATCGACGCGGACTTTACGATTACCTGCAGTGTGCCGGCCAAAATGGACATTTCGGTGAAGCGAGCCGGTTCGCCAGACATGCTCATTTTGGTGGGCGTCAACTGCTCGACGTTCCGCCATCGGTTCCCCAAAACCGAATATCAGTTCGGTCACTCGCCGGATGACAATAGCTCGCTGACGACATTCTATGTGTTTGTGCATGACTTCCAGCCCCCCATCTGGATTCAGATTGCATTCTCCCAGTATCCCAAGCTCAATCTGCAGCAGTTCTTCATTACGTTCTCCTCctgcttcctgctgctgctcctcatGGCCGCCGTGCTGTGGAAGATTAAGCAAAAGTATGACATGTTCCGGCGACGGCAGCGTTTGTTTGTCGAAATGGAACAGATGGCCAGTCGACCGTTTTCACAG GTGCTCGTCGACATTGAAAACCGCGAAAGTATTGATCTGAGTCTAACGCTGGAGGGCATTGGCCATATGTCCAAGAAACGCAAAAAG GAATGTCCCAGTCCCATTGCTTTGGAGCCTTGCTGCGGCAATCGAGCGGCTGTGCTCTCGCTTCTAGTCCGGCTGCCCACGG GTGGCCAATCCCAAGCGCCGACGGGTCAATCGAACGGCCTGGCCGTGGCCAGCGCCTTAGTCACGCTCGGGCCGCGTCGTCCGTCGATGGAGCAGCATCCCAAGGAGCCAAAATCGAAACGCAAGCAGAGCCAGCACCCGGAGAGTTGTACATAA